One Taeniopygia guttata chromosome 16, bTaeGut7.mat, whole genome shotgun sequence DNA window includes the following coding sequences:
- the LOC116807567 gene encoding olfactory receptor 14J1-like, with the protein MSNSSSTSHFLLLALADTRQLQLLHFCLFLGISLAALLGNGLIISAVACGHHLHMPMFFFLLHLALSDLGSICTTVPTAMHNSLWDTRDISYTGCAAQLFFLLIFMSAEYFLLTIMCYDRYVSICKPLHYGTLLGSRACAHMAAAAWASAFLNALMLTANTFSLPLCHGNALGQFFCEIPQILKLSCSKSYLREHWVLVVTVSSSLCCFVFIVFSYVQIFRVILRIPSEQGRHKAFSTCLPHLAVVSLFLSTAVFAHLKSPSMSSPSLDLALSVLYSVLPPALNPLIYSLRNQQLKAAVWTLMTGCFQEH; encoded by the coding sequence atgtccaacagcagctccaccagccacttcctcctgctggcactggcagacacgcggcagctgcagctcctgcacttctgcctcttcctgggcatctccctggctgccctcctgggcaacggcctcatcatcagcgccgtagcctgcggccaccacctgcacatgcccatgttcttcttcctgctccacctggccctcagcgacctgggctccatctgcaccactgtccccacagccatgcacaattccctctgggacaccagggacatctcctacacaggatgtgctgcacagctctttttccttctgatcttcatgtcagcagagtatttcctcctgaccatcatgtgctacgaccgctacgtgtccatctgcaaacccctgcactacgggaccctcctgggcagcagagcttgtgcccacatggcagcagctgcctgggccagtgcctttctcaatgctctcatgctcacagccaatacattttctctgcccctgtgccatggcaatgccctgggccagttcttctgtgaaatcccacagatcctcaaactctcctgctccaaatcttACCTCAGGGAACATTGGGTTCTTGTGGTTACTGTCAGTTCATcgttgtgttgttttgtgttcattgttttctcctatgtgcagatcttcagggtcatactgaggatcccctctgagcagggacggcacaaagccttttccacctgcctccctcacctggccgtggtctctctgttcctcagcactgcagtgtttgctcACCTAAAGTCtccctccatgtcctccccatccctggatctggccctgtcagttctgtactcggtgctgcctccagccctgaaccccctcatctacagcctgaggaaccagcagctcaaggctgcagtgtggacactgatgactggatgctttcaggaacattaa